The following proteins are encoded in a genomic region of Lentilitoribacter sp. Alg239-R112:
- a CDS encoding ROK family transcriptional regulator, with amino-acid sequence MRDRQGRIATENERLVLDIVHRNPEISRSILTKHTGLTQQSVHRIVDSLISKNLLKADRETKSGPGQPSLTLTLIDDAAFAFGVSLNTDTIQLSLVNLSCTQIIDTYVEPTNLNNRDIVIKSIKSSMERLAEEHSVPTNKIVGVGFAITGYRLGAPDKFHTSSQLSEWANIPLLPELTGHLHDHVWVENNANANAIAETLVGAGRTHASFSYLSFNYGFGGGIIIDGRPLTGAHMNAGELGTILTPDQMTSRPALGELLIRLKNHGININSIRELAEKFDPNMPGVREWVDEVTPHLNLTIRALSAITDPSAIVFGGEAPPALRDMLINASSNPFGDHDPTVRSPSRPSLIKSDIDGDAASFGAALLPIKQQILL; translated from the coding sequence ATGCGTGATCGGCAAGGAAGAATTGCCACAGAAAACGAACGATTGGTGTTAGATATCGTACACAGAAATCCTGAGATTTCTCGCTCGATCCTTACAAAACACACGGGACTCACGCAACAATCAGTTCATCGCATTGTAGATTCATTAATTTCAAAAAACCTATTGAAAGCAGATAGGGAGACAAAAAGCGGCCCTGGTCAGCCCAGCCTAACTCTTACTCTGATTGATGATGCCGCATTTGCCTTCGGAGTTTCGCTCAACACGGATACCATTCAACTCTCCTTGGTTAACTTGTCTTGCACCCAGATTATTGACACTTACGTCGAACCGACAAACCTGAACAATCGTGACATTGTTATAAAGAGTATAAAATCGAGTATGGAACGATTGGCCGAAGAACACAGTGTGCCGACGAATAAAATTGTCGGCGTAGGTTTTGCGATAACAGGTTATAGACTTGGCGCTCCAGACAAATTTCACACATCTTCTCAACTTTCCGAATGGGCCAATATCCCGCTGCTGCCGGAGCTAACAGGTCATCTTCACGATCATGTTTGGGTTGAAAACAATGCTAATGCAAACGCGATTGCAGAAACGCTTGTCGGTGCAGGACGAACACATGCTTCATTTTCCTATCTATCCTTCAATTATGGCTTTGGTGGAGGCATCATCATAGATGGTCGCCCGTTAACCGGCGCGCACATGAATGCAGGTGAATTGGGTACAATTCTAACACCCGACCAGATGACAAGCAGGCCCGCGCTCGGCGAATTATTGATCCGCCTGAAAAATCACGGAATCAACATCAATTCGATACGGGAATTGGCAGAAAAATTTGATCCTAACATGCCAGGCGTAAGAGAATGGGTGGATGAAGTTACGCCACATTTGAACTTAACAATCCGGGCACTATCCGCCATCACCGACCCCTCAGCTATTGTGTTTGGAGGAGAAGCCCCCCCAGCATTACGCGATATGCTGATCAATGCATCATCCAATCCGTTTGGCGATCATGACCCAACAGTACGTTCACCATCTCGGCCTTCACTTATCAAGTCAGATATCGATGGTGACGCAGCCTCTTTTGGTGCAGCACTACTACCCATCAAGCAGCAAATACTACTCTAG
- a CDS encoding ABC transporter ATP-binding protein — MANIALKNVTKTFGEFTAVDNISAEISDGEFVTLLGPSGCGKTTLLNLMSGFLTPDGGAIQIGGADVTNAPPEQRDTAMCFQSYALFPHLSVKENIAFGLRQQKLPRKEIDERVAELGRQLGLQAQFAKLPNQLSGGQQQRVALGRSLAVRPSVILFDEPLSNLDAKLRESVRFEIRKIQAEAKLTAIYVTHDQSEALAMSDRIFVMNAGRVEQSGSPREIYNTPVTRFVADFIGAANILEGEVIGASDNGSWIFDTQIGQLAVECKKKPEAKKHYLCWRPEDAVVDAKPGKGANSNYLEADVSTIAYQGGFTDVFVHINDLAQRIHASGTFEISDQKAKFQIPQDKIRILEPVS; from the coding sequence TTGGCAAATATTGCTTTGAAGAATGTGACAAAGACATTCGGGGAATTTACAGCCGTGGATAATATCTCCGCAGAAATATCTGACGGTGAATTTGTTACATTATTAGGCCCATCTGGTTGTGGAAAAACTACACTTTTAAACTTGATGTCGGGTTTTTTAACTCCTGATGGAGGGGCCATTCAAATCGGCGGAGCGGATGTCACAAATGCTCCACCTGAACAACGCGACACAGCGATGTGTTTTCAGTCTTATGCTTTATTTCCCCATCTATCTGTGAAGGAAAATATAGCCTTTGGATTACGTCAACAAAAGCTGCCCAGAAAAGAGATAGATGAGCGTGTAGCCGAGCTTGGCAGGCAGTTGGGATTGCAAGCTCAGTTTGCAAAGCTTCCAAACCAGCTATCAGGTGGTCAGCAGCAGCGTGTTGCTCTTGGGCGCTCATTGGCTGTACGACCAAGTGTGATTTTATTTGATGAGCCGCTTTCCAACTTGGATGCAAAATTACGGGAAAGCGTACGTTTTGAAATTCGAAAAATACAAGCGGAAGCTAAGTTAACAGCGATTTATGTCACACATGACCAATCCGAAGCGCTGGCAATGTCGGACCGAATATTTGTGATGAATGCGGGGCGTGTTGAACAATCTGGTTCCCCAAGGGAAATCTACAACACACCAGTAACCAGATTTGTCGCTGACTTCATAGGTGCCGCCAACATTCTCGAGGGTGAAGTTATTGGAGCATCTGATAATGGCTCGTGGATTTTTGATACCCAAATTGGTCAGCTGGCAGTTGAATGCAAGAAAAAGCCCGAGGCAAAAAAACATTACCTGTGTTGGCGACCCGAGGATGCCGTAGTTGATGCAAAACCGGGCAAGGGTGCTAACAGCAATTATCTTGAGGCCGATGTTTCAACGATCGCGTATCAGGGCGGGTTCACGGATGTGTTCGTTCATATAAATGATCTTGCGCAACGAATTCACGCCAGTGGAACATTTGAAATCTCCGATCAGAAGGCGAAATTCCAAATTCCACAAGATAAGATACGAATTCTGGAGCCGGTTTCATGA
- a CDS encoding ABC transporter permease translates to MKMKDWLKVVLLLLPGVGLIVFFMGTVAYIAFAQSFGLYNLSGVSEFSTSFWEAMVSKKAYMRSVRFSLYVATISALLSVAIAYPIALWLRKPFRGSIAVGALLKAPLLVHGLVAAFLFINIIAYHGLLNQTMIGLGIWDEPRRLQNDRNAIGVIILQTWKNMPFALLLLTGAVQSISDDVLNAGRDLGAGAFDRFRKIIAPLTVSAMQAALVIIFIGALSDFSFQTIAGPTNRQSMAQYMTYFSDLGRWNEAGVVGVTLMIVSFVGAITLTLAARFIFGGRRS, encoded by the coding sequence ATGAAAATGAAAGATTGGCTCAAAGTTGTGTTGCTTCTGCTGCCGGGTGTTGGCCTGATCGTTTTCTTTATGGGCACTGTCGCCTACATTGCTTTTGCACAATCTTTCGGCCTTTACAATTTGTCTGGTGTTAGTGAGTTCTCAACTTCCTTTTGGGAGGCGATGGTCAGCAAAAAAGCCTATATGCGTTCCGTACGTTTCTCTCTCTACGTCGCAACGATTAGTGCGCTACTTTCTGTGGCCATCGCCTACCCAATCGCTCTTTGGTTACGAAAACCATTCAGGGGTTCAATCGCTGTGGGTGCTTTGTTAAAGGCACCGTTGCTGGTTCACGGCTTGGTTGCAGCCTTTTTGTTTATTAATATCATCGCCTATCACGGTCTGTTAAACCAAACGATGATTGGTCTTGGCATTTGGGATGAGCCAAGACGTCTTCAAAACGATAGGAATGCGATCGGTGTCATTATTCTCCAAACATGGAAGAATATGCCATTTGCGTTATTGCTACTCACAGGTGCTGTTCAGAGTATCAGCGACGATGTTCTTAATGCTGGAAGAGACCTCGGCGCAGGTGCCTTTGATCGATTTAGGAAAATCATTGCTCCGCTGACGGTATCTGCAATGCAAGCGGCACTTGTCATCATTTTTATTGGTGCTCTTTCCGATTTCTCATTCCAGACAATCGCGGGTCCGACGAACCGTCAATCCATGGCTCAATATATGACTTATTTTAGTGATCTTGGCCGCTGGAACGAGGCTGGTGTTGTGGGTGTTACTCTGATGATCGTTTCATTCGTTGGCGCGATAACGCTTACGCTCGCTGCGCGGTTTATTTTCGGAGGCAGACGGTCATGA